The Rubinisphaera margarita genome includes a region encoding these proteins:
- the rpsU gene encoding 30S ribosomal protein S21 has protein sequence MVKLRLREGENVNDAVKRFRKLVEHSGIKKEMRRREYYEKPSETKRRARRRAERREQINRRAR, from the coding sequence GTGGTTAAATTGCGTCTCCGCGAAGGAGAAAATGTCAACGACGCCGTCAAGCGTTTCCGGAAGCTGGTTGAACACAGCGGAATTAAGAAGGAAATGCGTCGCCGGGAATACTACGAGAAGCCCAGCGAAACCAAGCGACGTGCACGTCGTCGGGCAGAACGCCGCGAGCAAATTAACCGACGCGCACGCTAG
- the mreB gene encoding rod shape-determining protein, with protein sequence MLQRLHRWVSPGLGIDLGTANTLIAVLGTGIVVNEPSVVALARDSRRILGRGTAVGKLARQMLGRTPDTISAVRPLSEGVITDFKLCEAMLKYFVRKAIGNGRALRPRTVIAVPGRISPVEKRAVFHSAERSGAGKVYLIEEPRAAAIGAGMPISEPIASMVCDLGGGTTEAAVLSLGDIVVSKSSRVAGEHFDQAIVDYLRRQYSLRIGLQTAEQVKIDLGSAWRLSHEHAMEVRGLDLVSGVPRKAIVTSEEIREVMLRTLEEIGACLRETIEQCPPELISDLAQTGLVLTGGGALIRGIDQYLREYLGIPVRIDDDPTTTVARGTAICLEHLSQWKHVLMSDSGNL encoded by the coding sequence ATGCTGCAGCGACTGCACAGATGGGTTTCCCCGGGGTTGGGAATCGACCTGGGAACAGCGAACACTCTGATCGCGGTTCTGGGGACCGGTATTGTCGTGAATGAACCGTCGGTGGTCGCTCTCGCCCGCGACTCCCGACGGATTCTCGGTCGCGGAACCGCCGTCGGGAAGCTGGCTCGTCAGATGCTCGGCCGGACCCCGGACACAATTTCCGCTGTTCGCCCTCTTTCTGAAGGGGTCATTACCGACTTCAAACTCTGCGAAGCGATGCTCAAGTACTTCGTTCGCAAAGCGATTGGCAACGGCCGAGCTCTGCGTCCCCGTACGGTTATCGCGGTCCCCGGACGAATTTCGCCCGTCGAAAAACGGGCCGTCTTTCACAGCGCCGAGCGGTCTGGAGCCGGGAAGGTTTACCTCATCGAAGAGCCGCGGGCTGCGGCCATCGGAGCTGGTATGCCGATCTCGGAGCCGATTGCGTCCATGGTCTGCGATCTGGGAGGCGGCACGACCGAAGCGGCGGTATTAAGCCTGGGAGACATTGTCGTCAGCAAGTCCTCCCGAGTCGCCGGCGAGCATTTTGATCAGGCGATCGTCGATTACCTGCGAAGACAATACTCACTCCGGATCGGCCTTCAGACAGCCGAACAGGTGAAGATCGATCTGGGATCGGCATGGCGACTGTCGCACGAACATGCGATGGAAGTCCGCGGGCTCGACCTGGTCAGTGGCGTGCCCCGCAAGGCGATCGTGACCAGCGAAGAAATCCGCGAAGTGATGCTGCGAACTCTGGAAGAGATTGGCGCGTGTCTTCGCGAGACAATCGAACAATGTCCACCGGAGTTGATTTCGGACCTCGCGCAGACCGGCCTCGTTCTCACCGGCGGCGGTGCCCTGATCCGCGGAATTGACCAGTATTTGCGCGAGTACCTGGGGATCCCGGTCCGCATCGATGACGATCCGACCACAACAGTCGCTCGCGGCACTGCGATCTGTCTCGAACATCTCTCGCAGTGGAAACACGTGCTGATGTCGGACAGTGGAAACCTTTGA
- a CDS encoding rod shape-determining protein MreC has product MNYRNQTRATLVLIGWMILGCAAAALPESSRVQLRMKLRDLSAPIVNRIPEIQWPSSIGRVLVSTSTEARSVEEGATFDASATEEISRLERKLIAMQAALQAGEHSLPAEASERLFRPRLVAARRLSGEMEQQWRSGKWLDAGENRQLQERDWILKSEDSLIDLGADHEVRPDDLVLAGRVIVGQIEQVGRWSSSFREVNDPEFRCPVAVMKLDGEVWRNVGIGSLHGTGAEYCDLKYVENTAPVAAGDYIVLHDRESSWDQPLVLGKIAAAKVKGNSPFWEIEVDPAARLETVRDVFVLSEQVSPARLATADSAGDAGSPQGKGGP; this is encoded by the coding sequence ATGAATTATCGCAATCAGACACGAGCGACTCTGGTGCTCATTGGCTGGATGATTCTCGGCTGCGCGGCCGCAGCTCTGCCGGAGAGCTCACGGGTTCAATTGCGAATGAAGCTGCGCGATCTGTCCGCGCCAATCGTTAACCGAATACCGGAAATCCAATGGCCGTCCAGCATAGGACGCGTTCTTGTATCGACCTCAACTGAGGCCAGGTCGGTTGAAGAAGGTGCAACGTTCGATGCTTCCGCGACTGAGGAGATCTCCCGGCTCGAACGGAAGTTGATCGCCATGCAGGCAGCCTTACAAGCTGGAGAACACTCCTTGCCGGCTGAGGCTTCCGAGCGACTGTTTCGACCACGTCTCGTAGCCGCCCGGAGGCTTTCGGGTGAGATGGAACAGCAGTGGAGAAGCGGAAAATGGCTCGACGCTGGTGAGAACCGGCAACTTCAGGAACGGGACTGGATTCTGAAATCGGAAGACTCGCTGATCGACCTCGGAGCCGATCACGAGGTTCGCCCCGATGACCTGGTGCTGGCCGGCCGCGTGATTGTCGGTCAGATTGAGCAGGTCGGGCGCTGGAGCAGTTCCTTCCGCGAAGTCAACGATCCGGAGTTCCGCTGCCCCGTAGCGGTAATGAAACTCGATGGCGAAGTCTGGCGGAACGTGGGCATCGGAAGTCTGCACGGGACTGGTGCCGAGTATTGCGATCTCAAATATGTCGAGAACACCGCGCCCGTCGCGGCTGGTGACTACATCGTCCTGCACGACCGCGAATCGAGTTGGGACCAGCCCCTCGTGCTCGGAAAGATTGCCGCGGCGAAAGTAAAGGGAAACAGCCCGTTCTGGGAGATCGAGGTGGATCCCGCCGCTCGGCTCGAAACGGTTCGCGATGTCTTTGTCCTCTCCGAACAGGTTTCTCCGGCTCGCCTCGCCACAGCGGATTCAGCGGGTGACGCGGGCAGTCCGCAAGGGAAGGGGGGACCATGA
- a CDS encoding tetratricopeptide repeat protein, whose amino-acid sequence MISCLNRLGLIAGTVLSTAALFSLCGCTRMTGFVMNESGQAYYQRGNYTMAAREFHKAVVEDPTNPHYLYNLAAANAKRGEYMQAEQIYRQAISIDPSHQPSYHGLAAMMVEQGRVGEAEQMLTTWAGAQPYSAEAQVEMAWLQQKNGNYQAAEGSLMQALRINPRHDHAIAQLGQVYEAQGRPQEAMAMYERAVISDPSRYQVQSRLAGLEERYPNLKNQQAPTRMAGVPAGAAPWETQGAQIAAWNAPMMGGAPQMAAAPMMPMDPGMASYPQMTAQPHMASYPQMNGYPQTTTAWAPPMPAPQVGYGMPYNTPGMNPQYQVAAPPTFDWTAQNQQMMMAPQAMMAPQTTMSAPQVASPFDGMMPQHDFQAQGNFSASPSFGWQPQMSQALPEVQAF is encoded by the coding sequence ATGATCTCCTGCCTTAATCGTCTTGGACTCATTGCCGGTACCGTCCTCTCGACGGCTGCTCTCTTCAGCCTGTGCGGCTGCACGAGAATGACCGGGTTTGTAATGAATGAGTCGGGCCAAGCCTATTACCAGCGTGGTAACTACACAATGGCCGCTCGTGAATTTCACAAGGCGGTCGTCGAAGACCCGACCAACCCGCACTATCTGTATAACCTCGCGGCTGCGAACGCCAAGCGGGGCGAATACATGCAGGCCGAACAAATCTACCGTCAGGCCATCAGTATCGATCCCTCCCACCAGCCGTCGTATCACGGTCTGGCGGCGATGATGGTCGAACAGGGCCGTGTCGGAGAAGCCGAACAGATGCTGACCACATGGGCCGGAGCTCAGCCCTATTCGGCGGAAGCTCAGGTTGAAATGGCCTGGTTGCAGCAGAAGAATGGCAACTATCAGGCCGCGGAAGGCTCTCTGATGCAGGCTCTGCGAATCAATCCACGGCACGATCACGCTATCGCTCAGCTGGGCCAGGTCTACGAAGCTCAGGGCCGTCCGCAGGAAGCGATGGCCATGTATGAACGAGCCGTGATTTCCGATCCGAGTCGGTATCAGGTCCAGTCGCGCCTCGCCGGTCTTGAAGAACGATATCCGAACCTGAAGAACCAGCAGGCTCCCACGCGGATGGCTGGCGTTCCCGCCGGAGCCGCCCCCTGGGAAACGCAGGGTGCTCAGATTGCCGCCTGGAACGCTCCGATGATGGGTGGTGCTCCGCAGATGGCAGCCGCCCCGATGATGCCGATGGATCCAGGCATGGCGAGTTATCCTCAGATGACCGCTCAGCCGCACATGGCCAGCTATCCGCAGATGAATGGCTATCCCCAGACAACAACCGCCTGGGCTCCTCCGATGCCCGCTCCGCAAGTCGGCTACGGAATGCCCTACAATACGCCCGGAATGAACCCGCAGTATCAGGTCGCCGCACCGCCAACTTTCGACTGGACCGCTCAGAATCAGCAGATGATGATGGCACCCCAGGCGATGATGGCCCCGCAGACCACGATGTCTGCTCCGCAGGTGGCTTCACCGTTCGACGGGATGATGCCTCAGCATGACTTCCAGGCTCAGGGGAACTTCTCAGCGTCTCCGAGTTTCGGTTGGCAGCCGCAGATGTCGCAGGCACTGCCGGAAGTTCAGGCGTTCTAA
- a CDS encoding DUF1559 family PulG-like putative transporter — protein MVPLHAPTITKRRGFTLVELLVVIAIIGVLVALLLPAVQRAREAARRTACRNNLHQIVLAAHNYLDSHKCFPSGYIRPEPGDVNSNGIQDVNEDVDGDGFIDGTNINYVAFELTLNTKYPLNFQANPIVFNLESNPQYTVDHWWYDNLWSWMALMLPELDAEVAAGAETRQLKFDSALNWNQKNQTAVRIQMDSFICPSAVLPNTRPEGFGFSSYRGVAGRTPAPGSSSGGSINNGVLFRNSAVTDRDISDGMTTTLMVGDSLFGFWGDGASCCSAVPHQNDSTRQIDDLLADYDDSNYLSPIFTFGSWHDGIVVFSMCDGSTRDISKSIDRTIFGNLATRNGNEQIQDF, from the coding sequence ATGGTGCCGCTGCACGCCCCAACTATTACCAAACGACGCGGCTTCACGCTTGTTGAACTGCTCGTTGTGATCGCCATTATCGGCGTTCTGGTCGCCCTGCTGCTGCCGGCCGTCCAGCGTGCCCGCGAAGCCGCTCGCCGCACCGCTTGCCGCAACAACCTGCACCAGATTGTGCTGGCCGCACACAACTATCTCGATTCACACAAGTGCTTCCCGTCAGGGTACATCCGACCGGAACCGGGCGATGTGAACAGCAACGGAATCCAGGATGTCAATGAAGACGTCGACGGCGACGGATTCATCGACGGGACGAACATCAATTACGTCGCGTTCGAACTCACGCTCAATACAAAGTATCCGCTCAACTTCCAGGCCAATCCGATTGTTTTCAATCTGGAGTCCAACCCGCAGTACACCGTTGATCACTGGTGGTACGACAACCTCTGGTCGTGGATGGCGTTAATGCTGCCTGAACTGGATGCGGAAGTGGCCGCCGGTGCGGAAACTCGTCAGCTGAAGTTTGACTCCGCCCTGAACTGGAATCAGAAGAACCAGACGGCCGTGCGGATTCAGATGGATTCCTTCATCTGCCCGAGTGCCGTGCTCCCGAATACGCGACCGGAAGGTTTCGGCTTCTCGTCTTATCGCGGCGTGGCCGGCCGGACGCCTGCTCCTGGAAGTTCCAGCGGCGGATCAATCAACAATGGCGTTCTCTTCCGGAACAGTGCTGTCACCGACCGGGACATCTCGGATGGAATGACAACGACGCTGATGGTGGGCGATTCTCTGTTCGGTTTTTGGGGTGATGGAGCTTCCTGCTGTAGTGCCGTACCCCACCAGAATGATTCCACTCGGCAGATCGACGATCTGCTGGCCGATTATGATGATTCCAATTATCTCAGCCCGATCTTCACCTTCGGCAGCTGGCACGACGGGATCGTGGTCTTCTCGATGTGCGACGGCTCAACCCGCGACATCTCGAAATCAATTGATCGCACAATCTTTGGCAATCTGGCCACCCGCAACGGGAACGAGCAGATCCAGGATTTCTAG